The following nucleotide sequence is from Portunus trituberculatus isolate SZX2019 chromosome 6, ASM1759143v1, whole genome shotgun sequence.
TGTATTCATGTACATATTATATTTTGTGTATTATCATTAGTTTTattgatgtttgttttgttgtctgaaatgttaagaagaaaatggacaaaGTAGACTAGAATAATAAGTGAAtgaccttccaccaccaccttctacaGCTACTCCTTCATCCCCCTTTTTGattaccaccttcaccatctACAGTTACACCTTCATCACTctccaactaccaccaccatcttttaTAGTTACCCCTTTGCACATCTCTAACAACCACCACCCTCTGCAGGCACTGGGTAGGGCTGGCACTGCTCCTCCCCCAGCTGGAGTGCTCCCTGCGGTGCCTCTTCGCGTGGGCTAATGAGGTGCCTTCGCGGGTGCTCACTGCCCAACACACAGCTCTCTACACCACCCTCGACCACGTCCTTGCTCCTCGTGTTactggaggaggaatagaggacgtaggaggaggtggtggagctgGAGGACTGCAGGTAGAACAAAGGGAAAGTGGAATGATTGAAGGTGTGTTTAAAGTTGAGGGTTTTCTTGAGTTGTAgtgatattaactccttcagtaccttgacacattctcatattcatttttacttactatttggcatttttatacagcttcagaaacttatgtgggggataagaatagtgaagactctggccattaatcttttggtcAAATCAcatccaaactcatggtaaaaaatgcgtcccagtactgaaggggttaagctacgtacacacttgttgcatatCCCGTATCGTATCATCGTTGTGTATCATTGTGGATGGGGAAGTATTGCACCGTTGTGTGTCAAAATATGATACAAAAATACGCAACAGTCTCCTTCCACCATTTGTCGGTCTTTTTCGTCACATCAAAGGAAAGACACAACTCACATAGCGTGTTGTGGACTGGGAGTGTGGCATAATGGCATTGTCCCGTTGCACATTCAGTAATCATGGACGGGCAATACTGTAGTGTATAGAGCTTCATTTGTGAATGCATGTGATTGTGTTCTcagttttgttattctttaaattttcttagtggatgaaggaagaaaccaCAAGGTTCAAAGAAACCTACCAGGAAAGGAAGTTGATTTGATTTGAGGCAAACATGTGGATCAATACAGtacaacaaacataaaaaacaagaggaaattgCCAAGGAAATGGAAACACCGGTAGATGtagacaagaaaatgaataacacTGTTGCACATTGGAATGATGATacgacacacggacacacaagtGGATGCAGTAATGTTGTACAGTAACGTATCTTTGGGTGATACACAACGATGATACGATACGTGGATATGAAACAagtggttgttgtggtagtagtagttttttttttttttttttttacagtaaggcctatagcgcctgtaggcacacttgaagagtgtatgggaagcgctgttcagcttccacccattagtgtcgcaggcaattttatttatagtggtacccatattagggccataTCACCcctgaagctcatcttgggtgtaaccacctagaacctgggtatcatggtgacatgtaggtaactttaaaccacttgacaaatggcaaagtgttttaaggctgtacgtggtgggattcggtagtagtagtaggaagaggaggaagatatgagtgaggaggaggtggaagaggaaagaggtagtGAGCTTTGAAATCAACATGAGATAactgaaagacaaggaaaagaacgaaatctttattgttattattagtttttattattattattattattattattattattattattattattatcatcatatgtCAATCCCAaataggaacaagaaaagacacTGGTGGTGAAACAGAAGAGGCAGAAGTCAAAGAcgatgaacacaaaggaagaggaaagagaaaaggtgaatTTAAACctaaacaggaaacaaaaaaaaaagacgggaaccaaccatcaccaccgtcactcaccaccaccacgaccaccactactactactaccaccaccatgaccgaggaggaggaggaggaggaaggggagggaagcggtgatagtgaaaataacaagaatgacaagagagaaggtgaaaataagaaggaagataacagTGATGGTGAATATAACAAGGTACTTCCAATACTAGGCAGAGAGATAACAGAGGCTTTATTTGACCTCCTGAATTTCTCCCAGGGGCCGAGAGTGAGAGATAGAGTGAGTCACGGCGAGGCAGACCCGGGGAGTGTGTCACCATCAGCTGCCATCTTTGCACTCCACCTCTCCTTGCTAATCTTATCATGCGAAAGCGAAAACCATGATAACGCGATACCTCGACACACTAGGGGCTATTGTATTGGTAAAAACTGCTGTAATAACCTCGACACAACGTTTAAGAGTTctaatgaggatgaggaaactATAAAACATCCAAttcttcctcatccacctctcctcccatccACTCGCCTATCCCAGGAGACTGAAAATGCGTTACAGGTTCTTAGagagtggataagtggatacAGGAGTCACTACCACCCTACTGCTCTCCTCCACgcatccctcctctcttccacctccctcctgaGCGGGTGGATGGAGTggaagagagtagagagaaacgagatggatTACGTGGAGTGGGAGAGGcaggtggaggtgctggtggaAGAGATGGATAGACTATatgagagagtggaagagggaaaaggcaAAAGTAATGTGGAGTTAGAAGTGAGCGCGAGAAAAGGggataaggaaagaagtgatAATGAGGTGGATACTGAGAATGCCgtagaagtgaagagaagtgaaggaaatgaaaggatggaagataaagaaaagaatgtatgtgaaaggcgagaaaaaaagacgagggaAGTGGCAGAGTATGATGTAGagacagaaaacggaaaagaacGAACGAGGGAAGTAGAAAACAAAGAccaaagaaggatgaaggaaaatacaatgataaatcgtggaatgaaagaaaacttacataaaacaacagaagaacgaaatgaagaaacgaagaggacacaaaaacaaaaagaagagaaggaaatgacaaTAAGAcccaaaataaaagcaaatctAAGTTACCCATCGCtttcacgcacgcacaccttccttcctttaacaaAAACCTCAGAATTCATGGCAAAAATCCACAATATAACTTTCCAAGTCCTTCACCGACCTAAATCTGAGCTGGAAGTAGTCTCAATATTGCGCAGAATAACTACCAACATAAACACAAGCCTCAAGAACACACAGGATAGTCTCTCCTTCAAACACACGCagtttagagaaaagaaaatgaggtctAGACGAAGGGAGACTTACAAAAGACAACTCAACTCGGTGCCTGTGCTGGTGTGGACTTGTTATCTCTCACTCCAGGCTGTTTATATGGTCCTCCTGTCTCTCCACGATGTTCCAGAGATGAGGAGAGATAGTTTTTCCAGTCTCATGCGGGTCCTGAAGGGGATGTTGAAGGCTATGGAGAATTTAGCGTCACAGACAGACCCTCAGATGAACCGTTGGGACGAGGCTGTTTGTCTATCAAGGGAGAATGTTGGCTTTATTTGGAAGCATTTTGGGTGTGGGATTTAAGTTTAAGTTCTCGACTGTGATAtgattcttttattgttttgttttgttagttaTAATTTTATAATATTAAGTTTGTTTTCATCTCTGActtgtttttgctatttttacCTGTGTCTGCTTGtgttaaggcggtgtcacactagccctttttccgtcgtttttcagaaaatcgacaatattttggctgcggcctgtcacacacaaacggtgtttcgtcaTCACTTTCCGCCAACACAGAttgacaatgtaaacaaacatggaggccacgctgcggcaaagatacgctgctctgaacgtaatactgtgtattacgaaacttagacgagctaaacaagccaaaaaagcgtgcatggatgcgttcacggttagtggtagaaccaatgcacgtagaagcaggatgaggagacgcggcaagtcttgtggtctggTCTTGACGCAATGTTCCCAGAACCCACCGCAAGGAGGCACTACACGACGAAAGCTTTGATCAGAGTTGCCAACTCGTAATTTGAAAAGGCGCTATGTCCACCCCTAAAAAGCGCTAAAAAAGCGCTAAATTTCGCAAAGTTGTGTAGTATCCCTATTAATTGTCCTTTCACCTAACTTTTAATGCTGAAATATATGTAGCATAAAATATAATGGATTCACAGCAAAATACCCACTTTTACTCCAAATCTGCCAGCTCCCAGTCTCCAATCTCTTCGTCTGTGGCGGCACTCtgctgtggttgtgtgtgtgagcatctTGCTGGAGATTGTGATGACTCGTATGCTTTAAGTGTTCCAATACTTTGAAGTACTTCCTTAGGCAGTTTGTAATCATAGCAGCAGCTTCCATTTCTTCGTAGTCCATATCTAATAGTCAGCAACGCATTTAAGCTTTTGATACTCAGCCGATTTCGTAGCTTTGACTTCACGATATTCATGTGACTGAAGATGCGTTCCACATCTGCATTCGAGTGAGGTAGTGTTAGGACAGTCAAAGCCAATTCTGCAAGATCACTGAAGGGGTTTTCTCCAGTTGCATCTGTGTGCGAAGATATTTCAGCCCAGAGTTCTGATGTGtcagtatttttcttccacagtaTTTTATGTAGATTTCTCCACTGGAAGTCAATTCGTGTCAAAATTTCATCACTCTCAGTGAACATCTTTGCTAGATCTATTATTCCAGGCTTTATGGGTTGCAAGCATTCACCTGCACTCAGTAAGGACATTGACTGCAAGACTTGAACATTGTCAGGCAGACGTTGCTCAAGCTGTTTGATTAGCTCCACAACAAAACTTACAcatctttgtcttatttgttttcatgaGGAAATTTGCATTCTGACATCTCCTTTTCAAACTCATATCCCAAGTAAGGACGTGGGTCCAAGTAGCTTTCAATCAACTCCCCTGCCTTTAATGTTTTACCTGGGATGAGGACCTTTGACTTCATAGAATcaataagatgaagaaggtcACTCAGTAGTTTCGTTGGATCTTGTACCTCTGCTTCAAATTTCTTATTAACTCGCTGAACTTCTCCCAGAATATGTTTCAGAAATACAAGGAATGCATAGTTTTCCTTGTCACAAAACATTCCATACAGGATCTCAGCTGTGTAACACTTTTCACCATGTCTTGCCATGCCAAAGTGAGTCTTAAGTTCAAGCCATTGTTGCAAAATTCTGACTATTGCCGATTCAACTGAAAGCCATCGAGTCTGGCTCAGGTGAATTAATTTAAGTGGAGCTTGACCATCATTTATCAGAGAAAATATTTCCTTGTATCTAGCTTGGCGGATAGCAGAGTGGGAAAACCAATTATAAGTCTCTTTAATCAAAAGTCTAGGTTTCTAGGGAGGCACTGAGCTGTTGCATGAGACACAGCTAACTGCAAAGAATGGCAGACACACTTAATAAGGATGAGATGAGGAACTTCTGTTTTGAGTTTTGCATACACTCCACTGTTAACTCCCGTCATAACAGAAGCATTATCAGTCCCTATAGCAGTGAGCTTTTGTAACTCCAGTCCATTATTTTTCAAGGATCTTTTCAAGGCATCACATATTCCAGTAGAATCACAGTCTGGGAGTTCAACAAGGTCCAAAAATGTcactacaatttttttcttacttcttgagTAAAATCTAATAGCAATTCCTAGTAGCTTGGTTACTGTAATGTCATTACTCTCATCAATTAAGAGACTGAACTTTTGATCACCAATGTCATCTTTCAAATCACTGCTGAAGTGTGGAGCAAGCACGTTGCACACAATAGCACTGCACTTTGTCCTCTTTAGCTTGAAATCCTTGCATCCCTTACTATCTGCAAATCTTACTTTGCACAGCTCACTGAGGTGATCAACAACACGTAATGAACAGTGTTCTGCAATGAATAGGGatacatttccttcagtcacatGTGTGTCACTACTCACTTTTTCAAATGGTATTGTGCCTTGTCTTTCGGTACTGAAAGGTTTCTCTGCTTTCTTATGTTttaatgtctgtctgtgtctatcaaTGTCACTACGTTTTGCAGACAGTGTGCAATGACAGTACTTACAAACACACGTATCATCACCTTCTACTCTCCGCAACCATTTCTCATAATTTGGGTCTTTTAACCACTCTGCTCTAAAATGTTGTGCGTACTTTTTGCTCATTGTTGCTTGTAGAAAGCTAGGCAACCATCGAATTGCGACATGTACGTGAAGTAAGCGTAGCTACGAGCAAAATTATCGACGTACCGAGGCGGGTTTACACTTGAGAAGCTGAGGCAGGCGACTGAGTCACTGAGGTAGTGAGGCGACTGCGAGGACTTGATCGTGGATGCCTTGAGCTACTGGTATGAGACACGGATTCGCGTGACGCGTATCTCTCTACCCATGCTCGGTCCATCCATATTCCACTGTCAGTCATTCACAGCGGTAAgcatgtcatgaaaatgtgtGCCATTATTTCAAGCATATTACAAAATGTCCAGAAACGTACGTCGCGTCTGTGAAATTACTAATGATAACAGTATCCAATGAAAAGGTAGTACAATATTGTTTAACTTAACTACctgggttctcaaccttttatcgttaagaacccctgagttataagaccatctaccagtacccccagtattgtcacatggaacatggaactcaatatgcaatggcactgcaaaggattttattagatcagctatctaagtacccctggaaatcttcttatgaaccccctgtggtt
It contains:
- the LOC123518680 gene encoding LOW QUALITY PROTEIN: uncharacterized protein LOC123518680 (The sequence of the model RefSeq protein was modified relative to this genomic sequence to represent the inferred CDS: inserted 1 base in 1 codon), whose product is MAAECRGRKGGCMEEITMQRSFLSPPVREILLRATPPSSSSSSSSSWVTSDGKIEWEKTEEVLAGVGGQVWSEEWYRGAVEALAPLLPQCQAFVVDGDALPALLPHLAWMAQGEGVQRCVALLRVGEACDFLAALLCLTALAERCLGELVLMCGGQVPFLLRDLLDTPELLGVMGATWVKLAKVLVGSVLGLNLRNLAWHGFLXPEETQAGPVCALLLLLAECGRVLEGRGGRKAVPRKPSVCLNLKEGVAVEVAVEEGQLWPSRAVVEEVVERSGLVPVVMKAVWRRALHHLFEGRHWVGLALLLPQLECSLRCLFAWANEVPSRVLTAQHTALYTTLDHVLAPRVTGGGIEDVGGGGGAGGLQVEQRESGMIEGTRKDTGGETEEAEVKDDEHKGRGKRKGEFKPKQETKKKDGNQPSPPSLTTTTTTTTTTTTTMTEEEEEEEGEGSGDSENNKNDKREGENKKEDNSDGEYNKVLPILGREITEALFDLLNFSQGPRVRDRVSHGEADPGSVSPSAAIFALHLSLLILSCESENHDNAIPRHTRGYCIGKNCCNNLDTTFKSSNEDEETIKHPILPHPPLLPSTRLSQETENALQVLREWISGYRSHYHPTALLHASLLSSTSLLSGWMEWKRVERNEMDYVEWERQVEVLVEEMDRLYERVEEGKGKSNVELEVSARKGDKERSDNEVDTENAVEVKRSEGNERMEDKEKNVCERREKKTREVAEYDVETENGKERTREVENKDQRRMKENTMINRGMKENLHKTTEERNEETKRTQKQKEEKEMTIRPKIKANLSYPSLSRTHTFLPLTKTSEFMAKIHNITFQVLHRPKSELEVVSILRRITTNINTSLKNTQDSLSFKHTQFREKKMRSRRRETYKRQLNSVPVLVWTCYLSLQAVYMVLLSLHDVPEMRRDSFSSLMRVLKGMLKAMENLASQTDPQMNRWDEAVCLSRENVGFIWKHFGCGI